In Aspergillus oryzae RIB40 DNA, chromosome 6, one genomic interval encodes:
- a CDS encoding uncharacterized protein (predicted protein), whose amino-acid sequence MTPSSSAPLVGIPTAGNFASFPGQFPPQGSSDLLSRGAESVGQLKDPYLSLQNLQRNMNPMATFRGHTAAAMNAQAAMSPHAHAMGLSSPQQSIDRMQHAQYQHRQTTHAHPAQTPTTASPMLAAAQPQQQHQYQQQQPQYQSAQQQAQYQATQQAQYQPQQQAQYQQAQQSPYQQAQAQPQYQAQAQQSPYQQQVQQTFQQQQAQQAQVQQQAQQSYQQHARYQSQQAQRSPYQSQAQQHPFQQAYQQRQYQPQQQAQFAQQAQQHQQRPPQSTTPSTMGGSAELSVQEPEAEETKTKRRPKQAKATVSPAISAKQVNGQPPAVYATDAQTQAHAQAQAQAQAQAQAQAQAQAQAKAQAQAQAQAQAQAQAKAQAQAQAQAQAQAQAQAQAQAQAQAQQQHQLQHQLQQPQAQQTPGQPQAPSQVKPASAENTGTPKKRGRPRKSLVPGEEGKTPKPRKTPSKAAAAAAAAQGNSATPTSAAKAPAPAPAMAMAPGVHGQVQAPPPAAPGTVLSADGTIVPQKRRRGRPRKSEIDPNAPPKPKPPRKPASSKPSGTGRPRGRPRKADASNLQHQARVKLNLKHSPSRPMFNININISINTSTNTSTSRSISRSPRLNRRLNRRLNLICKLNHKCRCNHRYQRKIICKLSLRSKPNQQCKFSPNCRPTTTSSRWPISTTHSTIRIHSSIHTIPFHMRISTSTLKFSKFSTHITCNMRTSIRMYKRIQWP is encoded by the exons ATGACTCCATCGTCGTCAGCGCCGCTAGTAGGAATTCCTACGGCCGGTAATTTCGCTTCCTTCCCTGGCCAATTCCCGCCTCAGGGTTCATCCGATCTGCTATCTCGAGGTGCCGAATCAGTGGGTCAGTTGAAAGACCCTTATCTGTCGCTGCAGAACTTGCAGAGAAATATGAATCCCATGGCTACTTTTCGCGGGCATACCGCAGCGGCCATGAACGCTCAGGCAGCCATGTCGCCGCACGCGCATGCCATGGGCTTGTCGTCGCCGCAGCAGTCGATAGACCGCATGCAACATGCGCAGTATCAACACCGACAGACGACGCATGCCCATCCGGCGCAAACTCCCACGACGGCGTCGCCCATGTTGGCTGCGGctcaaccccagcagcagcatcagtaccaacagcaacagccgcAGTACCAATCGGCACAGCAGCAGGCGCAATATCAAGCAACGCAACAGGCGCAATATCAACCACAGCAGCAAGCCCAGTACCAGCAAGCCCAGCAGTCTCCCTACCAACAGGCTCAGGCCCAACCTCAGTATCAAGCACAAGCGCAACAGTCGCCTTACCAGCAGCAAGTGCAGCAAACTTtccagcaacagcaagcTCAGCAGGCACAAGTCCAGCAACAAGCGCAGCAGTCTTATCAGCAGCATGCCCGGTACCAATCGCAGCAGGCCCAGCGCTCGCCATATCAATCACAGGCCCAGCAGCACCCGTTCCAACAAGCTTACCAGCAGCGCCAATatcagccgcagcagcaaGCCCAGTTTGCGCAACAAGcacaacaacaccagcaacgGCCACCGCAGTCGACAACGCCGTCAACCATGGGGGGAAGTGCAGAGCTCTCAGTCCAAGAGCCAGAAGCGGAAGAGACCAAAACCAAGCGACGTCCGAAGCAAGCCAAGGCGACTGTATCTCCTGCGATATCAGCGAAACAAGTGAATGGTCAACCACCAGCTGTATACGCCACAGATGCTCAGACTCAGGCTCATGCCCAGGCACAAGCTCaagctcaggctcaggcACAGGCACAGGCTCAGGCCCAAGCGCAGGCCAAGGCTCAAGCGCAAGCgcaggctcaggctcaggctcaggcaCAAGCTAAAGCGCAAGCGCAAGCTCAGGCACAGGCACAGGCACAGGCACAGGCACAGGCacaggctcaggctcaggctcaggcccagcaacagcaccagCTCCAGCACCAGCTCCAGCAACCGCAGGCCCAGCAAACCCCGGGACAGCCTCAAGCTCCATCACAGGTCAAACCCGCGTCGGCAGAAAATACCGGGACTCCTAAAAAACGAGGTCGTCCCCGAAAATCCTTAGTcccaggagaagaaggcaagacACCGAAGCCTAGAAAGACTCCatccaaagcagcagcagccgccgccgccgcacAAGGCAACAGTGCGACTCCGACCTCAGCTGCTaaagctccagctccagcgccggccatggccatggcccCAGGCGTACATGGACAGGTTCAGGCTCCCCCTCCCGCTGCGCCTGGCACCGTACTTAGTGCAGACGGCACCATAGTACCCCAAAAGAGACGCCGCGGTCGTCCGCGCAAGTCCGAAATTGATCCCAATGCCCCGCCAAAGCCTAAGCCTCCCCGCAAACCAGCCTCATCGAAACCATCCGGTACAGGACGTCCTCGTGGCCGTCCTCGCAAGGCTGAT GCCAGCAACCTCCAACACCAAGCCAGGGTCAAGCTCAACCTCAAGCACAGCCCCAGCAGGCCCatgttcaacatcaacatcaacatcagcatcaacaccagcaccaacaccagcaccagccgCAGCATCAGCCGCAGCCCCAGGCTCAATCGAAGGCTCAACCGAAGGCTCAACCTCATTTGCAAGCTCAACCACAAATGCAGGTGCAACCACAGATACCAGCGCAAAATCATATGCAAGCTCAGCCTCCGATCCAAGCCCAATCAACAATGCAAGTTCAGCCCCAATTGCAGgcccaccaccaccagctccagaTGGCCCATCAGCACCACGCACAGCACCATCCGCATCCACAGCAGCATCCACACCATCCCCTTTCACATGCgcatcagcaccagcacccTCAAGTTCAGCAAGTTCAGCACACACATCACGTGCAACATGCGCACCAGCATCCGCATGTACAAGCGGATCCAATGGCCCTAA
- a CDS encoding TDT family transporter (predicted protein), producing MMWDGGGLYAISPLRKPQILSAGRTFLLNLGYRWFSVTMGTGIVSILLNTLPYNGEWLYWISVVIFAFNVLLFAIGCVITALRYSLYPEIFTVMITHPVQSMFLGAFPMGFATIVNMFCFVCVPAWGEWAKNFAWGMWIFDAVLSVITALSLPFLLMAHGGETQLSSMTAVWLLPIVSCVVAGSSGGIVAGVLSNPQHALWTVIVSYVLWGIGLPLAMMVMVIYLQRLTLHKIPPKAVIVSVFLPLGPLSQGGFGILKLGKAARTIFPQTHTLQASSGDVFYTVGFLVALILWAFALVWLFFALASIVRCKSFPFNIGWWGFTFPLGVFATCTCEMGTELPSEFFRILGTIVSLCVVVLWVVVSVGTLKGVVSGQLFVAPCLANLKIKEEDKDATRAA from the exons ATGAtgtgggatggaggagggtTGTACGCAATTTCACCCCTTCGTAAGCCTCAAATCCTCTCCGCAGGGAGAACGTTCTTATTGAACCTTGGATACAGGTGGTTTTCAGTCACGATGGGCACCGGCATTGTGTCAATCCTACTAAATACCCTGCCCTATAATGGCGAATGGCTCTACTGGATCTCTGTtgtcatcttcgccttcaacgttcttctcttcgcgaTAGGATGTGTTATCACTGCACTCCGGTACTCGTTGTACCCGGAGATTTTCACTGTGATGATAACCCATCCGGTTCAGTCTATGTTCCTGGGGGCATTTCCAATGGGCTTTGCCACTATCGTTAATATGTTTTGCTTCGTCTGCGTCCCAGCTTGGGGTGAATGGGCCAAGAACTTCGCCTGGGGGATGTGGATATTCGATGCCGTCCTCTCAGTCATTACCGCCCTCTCGTTGCCATTTTTATT GATGGCCCATGGAGGCGAAACGCAACTCTCATCCATGACCGCGGTTTGGCTCCTCCCCATTGTCAGTTGTGTCGTTGCCGGATCTTCCGGCGGAATCGTGGCGGGTGTTCTGTCCAATCCGCAGCATGCGCTCTGGACTGTCATCGTTTCGTATGTCCTGTGGGGAATCGGACTTCCACTGGCCATGATGGTCATGGTAATCTACCTACAGCGACTGACTCTGCATAAGATTCCGCCCAAGGCAGTGATTGTCAGCGTATTCTTGCCTCTAGGCCCGTTAAGCCAAGGCGGTTTTGG GATTTTGAAACTGGGTAAAGCAGCACGCACTATTTTCCCTCAGACACACACACTTCAGGCATCATCTGGCGACGTCTTCTACACGGTAGGTTTCCTGGTCGCCTTGATTCTCTGGGCCTTCGCACTTGTCTGGCTCTTTTTCGCCCTGGCTTCCATTGTCCGGTGCAAGAGCTTTCCGTTCAACATCGGATGGTGGGGGTTCACCTTTCCCTTGGGCGTCTTTGCCACCTGCACCTGTGAAATGGGCACAGAGTTGCCGTCGGAGTTTTTTAGAATTCTCGGGACA ATTGTGTCGCTTTGTGTGGTTGTATTATGGGTTGTTGTGAGCGTTGGAACGCTCAAGGGAGTGGTATCCGGACAGTTGTTTGTCGCGCCGTGTTTGGCGAACTTGAAAATCAAAGAGGAGGACAAAGACGCGACCAGGGCTGCGTAA
- a CDS encoding uncharacterized protein (predicted protein), producing MHSLSLISLALLSPLLVNAQLSGHVGPLTSSSSKASTKTCNVQDYGAKADKETDIGSAIEKAWDDCAEGGVVYIPSGDYAMFSRLKLSGGKASAIQLDGIIYRTGSDGGNLFMIEHSSDFEFFSSTSQGAIQGLGYEFHKDGSLNGPRLLRFYDVTDFSVHDVALVDSPAFHLSLDTCKNAEIYNMAIRGGDSGGLDGVDIWSENVWVHDVEVTNKDECVTVKSPAKNILVENIYCNWSGGCAMGSLGADTNISDVVYRNVYTWKSNQMYMIKSNGGSGSVSNLVLENFIGHGNAYSLDIDGEWSSMSTVSGDGVQLNNITVRNWKGTEEDGAARGPIKVVCAEKAPCTDITIDDFALWTESGDEQTYSCENGFGSGFCLQDGDGTSSYSTVITETAAPTGYEASSMSNDLSTAFGTDASIPIPTIPTSFFPGATPYSALAGAASGNAAKATSSATASRFRHRRGSH from the exons ATGCACTCTCTATCACTTATCTCcctcgccctcctctccccgTTGCTGGTCAACGCTCAACTCTCAGGCCATGTCGGTCCCCTGACCTCCTCTAGCTCCAAAGCGAGCACCAAAACCTGTAACGTTCAAGACTACGGCGCCAAAGCGGACAAGGAGACCGACATCGGCTCTGCGATTGAGAAGGCATGGGATGACTGCGCCGAGGGCGGCGTTGTCTACATCCCATCGGGTGACTATGCTATGTTCTCCAGGCTGAAGCTGTCCGGGGGCAAAGCCTCCGCCATTCAGCTAGACGGCATTATCTACCGCACTGGCAGTGACGGCGGCAACCTGTTCATGATTGAACATTCGTCGGACTTTGAATTCTTCAGCAGTACATCTCAGGGTGCGATTCAGGGATTGGGATACGAATTCCACAAGGATGGAAGTCTAAATGGACCCCGGTTGTTGCGATTCTATGATGTGACAGATTTCTCGGTCCATGATGTTGCACTTGTTGACTCTCCAGCCTTTCACCTCTCTTTGGATACGTGTAAGAATGCAGAGATCTATAATATGGCTATTCGGGGTGGTGATTCCGGTGGTTTGGACGGGGTTGATATTTGGAGTGAGAATGTTTGGGTCCATGAT GTTGAGGTCACGAACAAGGATGAATGTGTCACGGTCAAG AGTCCTGCGAAGAACATTCTGGTCGAGAATATCTATTGTAACTGGAGTGGAGGTTGCGCGATGGGATCGCTGGGTGCGGACACCAACATCAGCGACGTGGTGTACCGTAACGTCTACACATGGAAGTCTAACCAGATGTACATGATCAAGAGCAACGGCGGCAGTGGAAGTGTCTCGAACTTGGTATTGGAGAACTTTATCG GTCATGGTAATGCTTACTCCTTGGACATTGACGGTGAATGGAGCAGCATGAGCACTGTATCGGGAGACGGTGTGCAGCTGAACAACATCACCGTGCGCAACTGGAAGGGTACTGAGGAAGATGGTGCGGCAAGAGGGCCGATTAAGGTCGTGTGTGCTGAAAAGGCACCTTGCACTGATATCACTATCGATGACTTTGCACTGTGGACAGAATCGGGCGATGAACAGACCTACAGCTGCGAGAACGGCTTTGGAAGCGGATTTTGTCTGCAGGATGGTGATGGAACGTCTTCTTATAGCACGGTTATCACTGAAACTGCGGCTCCGACGGGATACGAGGCAAGCAGCATGTCAAATGATTTGAGCACCGCATTCGGAACGGACGCTTCGATCCCGATCCCCACTATACCCACGTCCTTTTTCCCTGGCGCCACGCCCTACAGTGCCCTGGCGGgggctgcctcaggcaatgCCGCGAAAGCCACATCATCCGCCACGGCGTCTCGTTTCCGCCACCGTCGCGGGTCCCACTAA
- a CDS encoding putative sugar transporter (synaptic vesicle transporter SV2 (major facilitator superfamily)) yields the protein MDDSTPKLDEPDPPPSPRPPSYDGAATSIYRANADVLNQALQDIGMGRYQWQLFAVIGFGWASDNLWPIVTSLILVPISYEFNVAQPPLLTLAQNIGLLIGALFWGFSCDFFGRRWAFNLTIGITAVFGLAAAGSPTFAAVGVFAALWSVGVGGNLPVDSAIFLEFLPGSHQYLLTVLSVNWALAQLLANLVAWPLLGNLTCASAETCTRDNNMGWRYFLITMGGLALLMCIVRCLFFTLYESPKYLMGKGRNREAVTVVHEVARRNGKTSDLSLESLDELITLEDEQHAPRHGLSTSDQMRMLMEPLSLSHVRALFNTPLRAWSTGLMILIWTLIGLGFPLYNAFLPYLQQTRGVQFGDGSTYTTYRNSLIIAAVGVPGSLVGGAMVELPRLGRKGTLTFAAIATGTFLLASTTASTSEALLGWNCAYSFTSSLLYAVLYAYTPEMFETKDRGTGNALVSAANRVGGILAPIIAIFATVQTTSPVYVSGVLFLVAGFLVLLIPYETRGKSSL from the coding sequence ATGGACGACTCAACGCCCAAACTCGACGAACCCGaccctcctccttcgccgcGGCCACCGTCGTACGATGGCGCTGCGACGTCCATTTACCGAGCCAACGCCGATGTACTGAACCAAGCCCTTCAGGATATCGGAATGGGCCGATACCAGTGGCAGCTGTTCGCCGTCATCGGTTTTGGCTGGGCCAGCGATAATTTGTGGCCAATTGTCACCTCGCTCATTCTCGTACCCATATCCTATGAATTCAACGTCGCTCAACCGCCTCTGTTGACTCTCGCCCAGAATATCGGGCTGTTGATCGGGGCGCTCTTCTGGGGCTTCAGCTGCGATTTTTTTGGGCGCCGATGGGCCTTCAATCTCACAATCGGCATCACCGCCGTCTTTGGCCTGGCAGCTGCCGGGTCACCTACATTCGCGGCGGTCGGCGTCTTTGCGGCTCTGTGGTCGGTCGGCGTGGGGGGAAACTTACCGGTGGACTCGGCCATCTTTCTCGAGTTCCTGCCGGGATCGCATCAGTACCTGCTGACCGTCTTGTCCGTTAACTGGGCTCTGGCGCAGCTACTGGCAAACCTGGTTGCATGGCCACTGCTGGGCAATCTGACCTGTGCGTCGGCAGAAACTTGCACTAGGGACAACAACATGGGCTGGCGGTATTTCCTGATCACCATGGGCGGGCTGGCCCTTCTCATGTGTATCGTCCGCTGCCTTTTCTTCACACTTTACGAATCCCCGAAGTACCTCATGGGCAAGGGTCGCAATCGCGAAGCCGTGACTGTAGTCCACGAGGTTGCCCGCCGCAACGGAAAGACGTCTGATCTGTCGCTAGAGAGTCTGGATGAACTAATAACCCTCGAAGACGAACAGCATGCCCCGCGCCACGGTCTCAGTACATCCGATCAGATGCGCATGTTGATGGAGCCCCTCAGTCTTTCACACGTCAGGGCACTCTTCAACACACCGTTGCGTGCCTGGTCTACCGgcttgatgatcttgatcTGGACTCTTATTGGACTCGGCTTCCCCCTCTACAATGCCTTTCTGCCCTACCTCCAACAAACTCGGGGCGTCCAATTTGGCGACGGTTCCACCTACACCACCTACCGCAACTCTCTCATCATCGCGGCTGTCGGCGTTCCCGGTAGTCTTGTCGGTGGCGCTATGGTTGAACTCCCCCGTCTGGGCCGGAAGGGGACCCTCACCTTCGCTGCCATCGCGACAGGGACGTTTCTTTTGGCGTCAACGACGGCGTCAACCTCCGAAGCACTTCTCGGCTGGAATTGTGCCTACAGCTTCACAAGTAGTCTGCTGTACGCCGTGCTGTACGCGTACACCCCGGAGATGTTCGAAACCAAAGACCGCGGAACGGGCAATGCATTGGTCAGTGCCGCGAATCGCGTGGGAGGCATTTTGGCCCCTATTATCGCCATCTTCGCTACCGTACAGACGACCAGCCCGGTGTACGTGAGTGGAGTGTTGTTCTTAGTTGCAGGGTTCTTGGTGTTGCTTATTCCCTACGAAACGAGAGGGAAGTCGAGTCTAtag
- a CDS encoding uncharacterized protein (non-ribosomal peptide synthetase modules and related proteins) — MEQIVYAHAQQTPGATAVIDGASTLTYGELVAESKALAQTLREKIKISMEEPVGILLDPGTLQVVAQLAVLLVGGTCVPIEPSFPEHRITSMLRDVHAKHLIMKMPGTRTLHEFNHIYFSDIEKCSISVVPDLEFGPQVNRSHILFTSGSTGKPKPVQVQASSILHLATKTPVTPLSPEDRVAEFNSPGFDLSLFEIWVTLIAGATIVVTPRHVVTDPNALPAFLKEQNVTSIIITAALFETIVFTSPGAFESLHHVLTAGDVANPRAMRSVLETGPPQHLWNTYGPTECTTLATMFDVTLQETHRERISIGQPVGDMEVILLDEDQEPILDCGKPGEICIGGPQQTPGYLNRPSETEKSFIHLRKQDLRIPGDDDLIRLYRTGDIGAWQSESRCLDFLGRSDTQIKFRGFRVELGEIECTLQSHEEVQAAVVARQPPLNADGTEALVAFIIPKATDSVHSEGLRDVARERLPQYMIPSAMIFMEKFPLTANGKVDRKALIDDRLKMLEEQKPLQNGTEEKQGKMTVLSDLCKNILNMPQVHEDDDLFDLGATSLQAATLLALIQDRLGCMVTMEDLYSHSTLSSLSRLIELRESGTSCNAPDNTRLWLEDISRVDDIELIPHWESEDEGKVFITGVTGFVGAHFLHRLLCKPSVKQVACLARSKQDVSAATRIRQALERYDLWADCAEHEQKLIVLDGDLFDSTLALGKERFNWLANWASVIFHLGAKVNFCESYREHHRSNVIGTCNALRLAAAGRRKAFHYFSTIDVWGPTGLILGSKELYEDETLMPHSQAVRYDLGYSGSQWTAESMVRRMRDRGLPTVIYRPGFIIGDSVTGHSNPDDFMSRLIVGCIQLGTFPRLDQRLEYVTLDYVISAAMHIASSNENLGRSYSLLSPDQSKSITVIDTCRVINDAGYPLKIIDYNDWVEQVFAEQQPDGPLAPLLPMFRERVLGRLTRWEVSQYTPYYRSDNTVQVLKDRPDIQYQPLDAPLLKKYISFWNRKGFYKV; from the coding sequence ATGGAACAAATTGTCTATGCTCATGCTCAGCAAACCCCTGGTGCAACCGCCGTTATTGATGGAGCATCAACCCTCACGTACGGTGAACTGGTTGCTGAGTCAAAGGCATTGGCTCAGACACTAAGGGAAAAAATCAAGATCTCTATGGAGGAGCCGGTTGGGATTTTGCTCGATCCAGGGACATTACAAGTCGTTGCTCAACTTGCTGTCCTTCTGGTTGGAGGCACCTGCGTACCGATTGAGCCCTCCTTTCCGGAACACCGGATCACGTCCATGTTACGAGATGTCCACGCTAAGCATCTCATTATGAAAATGCCTGGAACCCGGACGCTCCATGAATTCAACCATATTTACTTCAGTGACATCGAAAAGTGTTCTATCTCTGTCGTTCCCGATTTAGAGTTTGGCCCTCAGGTCAACCGGAGCCATATACTCTTCACATCTGGGTCAACCGGGAAGCCGAAGCCGGTTCAGGTTCAAGCAAGTAGCATCCTACATCTTGCTACAAAGACTCCAGTGACACCACTTTCTCCAGAAGACCGAGTGGCAGAATTCAATAGTCCCGGCTTCGACCTTAGCTTGTTCGAGATCTGGGTCACCCTCATTGCAGGTGCGACCATTGTGGTCACTCCCCGCCATGTGGTCACAGACCCTAATGCTCTCCCTGCATTCCTTAAAGAGCAAAACGTGACTAGTATCATAATCACAGCGGCACTCTTTGAGACTATTGTCTTCACTTCCCCTGGAGCGTTTGAATCGCTACATCATGTTCTCACAGCAGGTGACGTCGCCAATCCGCGGGCGATGAGGAGCGTACTAGAAACAGGGCCCCCTCAGCATCTGTGGAATACATACGGACCAACCGAATGCACGACGCTGGCAACTATGTTTGACGTGACACTTCAAGAAACCCACCGTGAACGTATCAGCATTGGGCAGCCCGTGGGAGATATGGAAGTCATCTTACTAGACGAAGATCAGGAGCCTATTCTTGACTGCGGAAAACCCGGGGAAATTTGCATTGGAGGCCCTCAACAAACCCCTGGCTATTTGAACCGACCATCGGAAACTGAGAAATCCTTCATTCATTTACGTAAACAAGATCTCCGGATTCCgggagatgatgatcttaTACGTCTTTATCGGACTGGAGATATAGGTGCTTGGCAGTCTGAATCTCGTTGTCTCGACTTTCTCGGCAGGTCAGATACGCAGATCAAGTTCCGCGGGTTTCGAGTAGAGCTAGGAGAGATTGAATGCACCCTGCAGTCTCACGAGGAAGTTCAGGCAGCGGTTGTTGCTCGACAGCCCCCACTAAATGCTGATGGAACGGAAGCATTGGTGGCCTTCATTATTCCGAAGGCCACGGACTCTGTACATTCAGAGGGCTTGAGGGACGTTGCTCGTGAACGACTTCCACAATACATGATACCCAGTGCTATGATCTTCATGGAGAAGTTTCCTTTAACAGCAAACGGAAAAGTGGACCGTAAGGCATTGATAGATGACCGGCTCAAGATGCTTGAAGAACAGAAACCCCTTCAAAATGGCactgaagagaaacaaggcaaGATGACAGTTCTTTCTGACCTGTGCAAGAATATTCTGAACATGCCACAAGTTcacgaagatgatgatctaTTTGATCTAGGCGCCACGTCACTCCAAGCTGCCACTCTTCTTGCGTTGATCCAAGATCGTCTAGGATGCATGGTTACAATGGAAGACCTTTACAGTCATTCTACGTTGTCAAGTCTATCACGGCTGATCGAACTCAGGGAATCTGGCACCTCATGCAATGCGCCTGATAACACCCGGCTGTGGTTGGAAGACATAAGTCGAGTCGATGATATTGAACTAATCCCTCACTGGGAATCCGAAGATGAGGGAAAGGTGTTTATCACAGGGGTGACCGGCTTCGTCGGAGCCCACTTTCTTCATCGTTTACTTTGCAAACCATCGGTCAAGCAAGTCGCTTGCCTGGCCCGCTCGAAGCAGGATGTGAGTGCAGCAACCCGGATTCGACAAGCCCTGGAACGCTACGACTTGTGGGCGGATTGCGCGGAACACGAGCAAAAGCTTATTGTTCTTGATGGTGATCTATTCGATAGCACTCTAGCCCTTGGGAAAGAGCGCTTCAACTGGCTAGCCAACTGGGCATCAGTAATTTTCCATCTCGGAGCTAAAGTCAACTTTTGTGAGTCGTACCGCGAACACCACAGATCCAACGTCATCGGCACCTGTAACGCTCTTCGCCTGGCTGCTGCAGGCCGTCGCAAAGCCTTCCATTACTTTTCTACTATCGACGTTTGGGGACCAACCGGCCTCATCCTGGGAAGCAAAGAGCTATACGAAGATGAAACCTTGATGCCACACAGCCAGGCCGTACGGTATGACCTAGGGTACTCGGGCAGCCAGTGGACAGCTGAATCGATGGTACGTCGCATGCGTGACCGAGGTTTACCCACCGTTATCTACCGGCCAGggttcatcatcggcgacaGCGTAACTGGACATAGCAATCCAGACGACTTTATGTCCCGGCTGATAGTCGGATGCATCCAACTGGGTACATTTCCCAGATTGGACCAACGGCTAGAATATGTGACACTCGACTATGTGATCTCAGCTGCGATGCATATCGCCTCGTCTAATGAGAACTTAGGACGATCCTACAGCCTTCTATCGCCGgatcaatcaaaatcaatcactGTCATAGATACCTGCCGCGTTATCAACGATGCAGGGTACCcattgaagatcatcgactACAATGACTGGGTCGAACAGGTCTTCGCAGAACAACAACCGGATGGACCCCTGGCGCCTCTGTTACCGATGTTCCGGGAGCGCGTCCTCGGACGGTTGACCCGTTGGGAAGTTAGtcaatatactccgtattatCGATCGGACAATACGGTCCAGGTCTTGAAGGATCGACCTGATATCCAGTATCAACCGTTGGATGCTCCGTTGCTGAAGAAGTACATCTCATTTTGGAACAGGAAGGGATTCTATAAGGTTTGA
- a CDS encoding aminotransferase class I/II-fold pyridoxal phosphate-dependent enzyme (7-keto-8-aminopelargonate synthetase and related enzymes) — protein sequence MSVGLNILCHKLQAALDNRREEGRLIDPPSAATLAKMKDFGSNDSLSLSSSGVLSKAFLRELRKHPNFTVGSTSSRILDGTKQYLENIERDLAQFHGAESAMFFSSGYDANVAVWSVIPQPGDFVVYDELVHASIHDGMRRGRATTVPFKHSDCESLRDCLEGIKAGHPAVSEGKQVVFISLESFYSLDGDMAPVLEIVDVVRETLPRGNYVLAIDEAHSNGIVGPNGSGFICHYKLEDVFGIRLQTCGKGLGSAGGKNHPFVLPGYGV from the coding sequence ATGAGTGTGGGACTCAATATTCTTTGCCATAAGCTTCAGGCTGCGCTGGACAACCGCCGCGAAGAGGGTCGACTTATTGACCCTCCTTCTGCGGCTACTCTGGCCAAAATGAAAGACTTTGGCTCTAACGACAGCCTCTCTCTGTCATCCTCCGGGGTTCTATCGAAGGCATTTTTGCGCGAGCTTCGGAAACACCCCAACTTCACTGTCGGAAGTACCTCTTCACGAATTTTAGATGGTACCAAACAGTATCTAGAGAACATTGAGCGTGACTTGGCTCAGTTTCACGGTGCTGAGTCGGCCATGTTCTTTAGCTCGGGGTATGATGCTAATGTAGCCGTTTGGTCTGTGATCCCGCAGCCTGGTGACTTTGTCGTTTATGACGAGCTCGTGCACGCAAGCATTCATGACGGAATGAGAAGGGGACGAGCCACGACTGTCCCATTTAAACACAGTGATTGTGAATCTCTTCGAGACTGCCTGGAGGGCATCAAAGCTGGGCACCCTGCCGTTTCTGAAGGGAAACAGGTAGTCTTCATATCACTGGAATCTTTCTACAGCCTGGATGGCGACATGGCTCCAGTTCTTGAGATAGTGGATGTTGTCCGTGAGACACTTCCGCGGGGAAATTATGTGCTTGCAATCGATGAGGCCCACTCCAATGGAATTGTCGGACCAAATGGCTCGGGGTTCATCTGTCATTATAAActggaggatgtctttggaATACGACTTCAGACTTGCGGAAAAGGACTAGGCTCGGCAGGAGGTAAGAATCATCCTTTCGTGCTTCCTGGCTATGGAGTCTAA
- a CDS encoding uncharacterized protein (predicted protein) encodes MKPENNVTHVIDPDGNVTIILQNANKRFVRFIEGSSLKRKRKTPLVTQEFRILVSASHLTSVSPVFKSALEGTWKEGLTLRSAGSVNITVDGWDLEALLILLRICHCKHHQVLRTLGLELLAKITLLVDYYQCFDVLRFFADTWISCLAQSFPTQYSRDVLLWVWISWAWKMPALFKKATGLIISQATGSITSLGLPIPQRIIGTTSYVAA; translated from the coding sequence ATGAAGCCAGAAAACAATGTAACCCATGTGATCGATCCAGACGGAAATGTGACGATCATTCTGCAGAATGCAAACAAACGCTTTGTCAGGTTCATTGAGGGATCCAGCCTCAAAAGGAAGCGCAAGACGCCACTTGTGACCCAAGAGTTCCGCATTCTAGTATCTGCAAGCCACCTCACTTCCGTCTCGCCAGTCTTCAAAAGCGCCCTTGAAGGAACATGGAAGGAGGGCCTTACGCTCCGCAGTGCAGGCTCAGTCAATATCACAGTGGATGGTTGGGATCTGGAGGCACTTCTAATTTTGTTGAGAATCTGTCACTGCAAACACCACCAGGTTCTGCGAACGCTTGGACTTGAATTACTTGCGAAAATCACTCTTCTGGTGGATTACTATCAGTGTTTCGATGTCCTGCGATTCTTCGCGGATACGTGGATTAGCTGCTTAGCGCAGAGCTTTCCAACACAATACTCGCGCGACGTGCTGTTATGGGTGTGGATATCGTGGGCTTGGAAAATGCCTGCTCTCTTTAAAAAGGCAACAGGGCTTATTATAAGCCAAGCTACGGGTTCAATTACCTCGCTTGGTTTACCAATCCCACAGAGGATCATTGGTACAACCAGCTACGTCGCTGCTTGA